In Vibrio sp. JC009, a single window of DNA contains:
- a CDS encoding mechanosensitive ion channel family protein yields the protein MNELIQKLEALFASESYGWGGDILLLTTFSLVVWGIWKLLSARLESLAEKTKFQWDNAFFHAINAPISTLIWCWPATVSMGIALENLLEHPIGWLKNVKVILVIAVFIWAIIRLITNFEEQILKDKRRDETTVQAVAKVIRLIFIIMGLLSVMQTLGLSLSGLLTFGGVGGLIVGLAAKDLLSNFFGGLMIYFDRPFKVGNWIRSPDREIEGTVERIGWRMTIIRTFDKRPLYVPNSVFSNIVVENPSRMLNRRIYETIGLRYDDAHKVEAIIRDVKAMLQDHPDIDATQTLIVNFNAFGPSSLDFFVYTFTKTVNWVRFHEVKQDVLLKIMDIIHQHDADVAFPTQTLKVEPATLAHKKTPLV from the coding sequence ATGAATGAACTAATCCAAAAACTCGAAGCTCTGTTTGCCTCCGAAAGTTACGGCTGGGGCGGAGATATCCTACTTTTGACCACATTCAGCCTTGTGGTATGGGGTATCTGGAAACTACTGTCAGCAAGGCTGGAAAGTCTTGCTGAAAAAACAAAATTTCAGTGGGACAACGCTTTTTTTCACGCAATTAACGCTCCCATAAGTACCCTTATCTGGTGCTGGCCAGCGACGGTTTCCATGGGGATAGCTCTGGAAAATCTGCTTGAGCACCCTATCGGATGGCTCAAAAACGTCAAAGTCATATTGGTTATTGCGGTGTTTATCTGGGCGATAATCCGCCTGATCACCAACTTTGAAGAGCAGATACTAAAAGATAAAAGGCGTGATGAAACAACCGTACAAGCCGTTGCCAAGGTAATCCGCCTGATTTTTATCATTATGGGCCTGCTCTCTGTGATGCAGACTCTTGGCCTGAGCCTTTCTGGCCTGCTTACCTTTGGTGGTGTCGGTGGTTTAATCGTCGGTCTTGCCGCAAAAGATCTGCTTTCCAACTTCTTTGGCGGCCTGATGATCTATTTCGACCGTCCGTTTAAGGTGGGGAACTGGATCCGCTCACCGGACAGAGAAATTGAAGGTACAGTGGAACGAATTGGCTGGCGTATGACCATAATCAGAACCTTTGATAAAAGGCCTCTGTATGTACCTAACTCGGTATTCAGTAATATTGTGGTTGAGAACCCTTCCCGTATGCTCAACCGCCGTATCTACGAAACCATCGGCCTGCGTTATGATGATGCCCACAAAGTGGAAGCCATTATCCGTGATGTAAAAGCGATGCTTCAGGACCATCCGGATATCGATGCCACACAGACGCTTATCGTTAACTTTAACGCCTTCGGTCCTTCATCTCTGGACTTTTTTGTTTATACCTTTACCAAAACGGTAAACTGGGTAAGATTTCATGAAGTTAAGCAGGATGTGCTTTTGAAGATTATGGATATAATCCACCAGCATGACGCCGATGTCGCCTTCCCAACCCAAACGCTAAAAGTTGAGCCAGCTACTCTGGCGCATAAAAAAACGCCTCTCGTTTAG
- the aroG gene encoding 3-deoxy-7-phosphoheptulonate synthase AroG, whose product MFKTDDVRIKRIKELLPPVALLERFPATEKSSSTTYQARKAIHNILREEDDRLLVIIGPCSIHDPKAALEYGEKLKALRDELGDRLEIVMRVYFEKPRTTVGWKGLINDPNLDDTYRINDGLRTARKLLLDLTDMGMPTASEFLDMISPQYIADLISWGAIGARTTESQVHRELASGMSCPIGFKNGTDGNIKIASDAIRSAESSHHFLSVTKFGHSAIVETAGNEDCHIILRGGNKEPNYSAAHVAEIKEQLDAAKLPQKVMIDFSHANSSKQFKRQLVVCEDVSAQVAAGDKAIFGVMVESHLVEGRQDLVDGKAETYGQSITDACIGWDDTEKVLRELAGAVEARRKA is encoded by the coding sequence ATGTTTAAAACAGACGACGTTAGAATTAAAAGAATTAAGGAATTGTTGCCACCAGTTGCGCTTTTAGAGCGTTTTCCAGCTACAGAAAAGTCCTCTTCGACTACTTATCAGGCCCGAAAGGCTATTCACAACATTTTACGTGAAGAAGATGATCGTCTGCTTGTTATTATTGGCCCATGTTCCATCCATGATCCTAAAGCGGCGCTTGAGTATGGCGAGAAGCTAAAAGCACTGAGAGATGAGCTGGGTGACCGCCTTGAAATTGTTATGCGTGTTTACTTTGAAAAACCACGTACAACAGTGGGCTGGAAAGGTCTGATTAACGATCCAAATCTGGATGATACATACCGCATCAACGACGGTCTGCGTACCGCTCGTAAGCTTCTTCTTGACCTGACAGATATGGGCATGCCAACGGCAAGTGAATTCCTGGATATGATTTCACCTCAGTACATTGCTGACCTTATCAGCTGGGGCGCAATCGGTGCCCGTACTACGGAATCTCAGGTACACCGTGAACTGGCATCGGGTATGTCTTGCCCTATCGGCTTTAAAAACGGTACCGACGGCAACATCAAGATTGCATCAGACGCAATCCGCTCTGCTGAGTCTTCGCACCACTTCCTGTCGGTTACTAAGTTTGGCCACTCTGCGATTGTTGAAACAGCAGGTAACGAAGACTGTCACATTATTCTTCGTGGCGGTAACAAAGAGCCTAACTACAGTGCAGCGCACGTTGCTGAAATTAAAGAGCAGCTTGATGCTGCCAAACTGCCACAAAAAGTGATGATCGATTTCAGCCATGCTAACAGCTCTAAGCAGTTCAAGCGTCAGCTTGTGGTTTGTGAAGATGTATCTGCTCAGGTTGCTGCTGGTGACAAAGCAATCTTTGGTGTGATGGTTGAGTCTCATCTTGTTGAAGGGCGCCAGGATCTGGTTGACGGTAAAGCGGAAACTTACGGTCAGTCAATCACAGATGCATGTATCGGCTGGGACGACACAGAGAAAGTTCTGCGCGAACTGGCAGGTGCGGTGGAAGCACGACGCAAAGCATAA
- a CDS encoding amino acid ABC transporter ATP-binding protein → MSKAISFKNVDKWFGNFQALKNIDLSVDEGEIVVICGPSGSGKSTLIRCINGLEQYDSGSVQVLGSPELSKQQGRVGMVFQHFHLFPHLTVLQNLTLAPMRTLQLSKYDAEERAMHFLRRVQIEDQADKFPVQLSGGQQQRVAIARSLCMMPSIMLFDEPTSALDPEMINEVLDVMVELAGEGMTMVCVTHEMGFARKVADRVVFMDEGEIIETAPPQQLFASPQHQRTKAFLNQILSH, encoded by the coding sequence GTGTCCAAAGCAATATCATTTAAAAACGTCGATAAATGGTTTGGAAATTTCCAGGCATTGAAAAATATTGACCTCAGCGTCGATGAAGGCGAAATCGTCGTTATCTGTGGCCCTTCCGGTTCAGGTAAATCTACGCTTATTCGCTGCATAAACGGTCTGGAGCAGTACGACTCTGGTTCAGTTCAGGTATTGGGCAGCCCGGAGCTGAGCAAACAGCAAGGCCGTGTCGGGATGGTTTTTCAGCATTTTCACCTGTTCCCGCACCTCACCGTTTTACAGAACCTGACCCTTGCCCCCATGCGTACACTGCAACTGTCAAAATACGACGCTGAAGAAAGAGCTATGCACTTTCTTCGCCGCGTGCAGATTGAAGATCAGGCCGATAAATTTCCGGTTCAATTATCCGGCGGTCAGCAGCAGCGTGTAGCCATAGCCAGGTCCCTGTGTATGATGCCGAGCATAATGCTGTTTGATGAACCCACCTCTGCACTGGATCCTGAAATGATTAACGAAGTACTGGATGTCATGGTTGAACTTGCAGGCGAAGGTATGACCATGGTTTGTGTTACTCATGAAATGGGGTTTGCCAGAAAGGTCGCAGACCGGGTGGTCTTTATGGACGAAGGAGAAATAATCGAAACAGCGCCACCACAACAGCTCTTTGCAAGTCCTCAGCATCAGCGCACAAAAGCATTCCTGAACCAGATACTCAGCCATTAA
- a CDS encoding amino acid ABC transporter permease, whose amino-acid sequence MIKVLKPVISAILQILILALGIMWLLDSGAQAMGYQWQWERVPGYLAFYEDGEWWPAELAEGLMVTIRISALALIATLLIGLVTALLRLSDSIVGRVLARSYVELIRNTPLLVQIYLLYFVFGPVIGLDRFSTAVLALALFQGAYTAEIFRAGLNSIDKGQFEAARSLGLSKFDTYRDVILPQVLQRTLPPLTNEAVSLVKNSSIVSVMAIFDLTTEGRNIVAETAMPFEIWFTVAAIYLVLTLSLSGCAALLEHRLGAQWRTR is encoded by the coding sequence ATGATTAAGGTTCTTAAGCCCGTTATCTCCGCTATTTTACAGATACTGATCCTTGCGCTTGGGATCATGTGGTTGCTGGACAGCGGTGCTCAGGCAATGGGCTATCAATGGCAATGGGAGCGGGTTCCCGGTTACCTGGCATTCTATGAAGACGGTGAGTGGTGGCCTGCAGAACTTGCTGAAGGCCTGATGGTAACCATCAGGATATCGGCTCTTGCTCTGATAGCGACACTGCTTATCGGCTTAGTTACCGCCCTGCTCCGCCTGTCGGATTCTATTGTAGGCCGGGTGCTGGCAAGAAGTTATGTGGAACTTATCCGCAATACCCCCCTGCTGGTTCAGATTTACCTGCTCTATTTTGTCTTTGGCCCGGTGATTGGTCTGGACCGGTTTTCCACCGCCGTTCTGGCACTGGCACTGTTTCAGGGTGCCTATACTGCCGAAATTTTCCGCGCAGGTTTAAACAGCATAGACAAGGGGCAATTTGAAGCGGCCCGTTCCCTTGGTCTGTCAAAATTCGATACCTACAGAGATGTTATTCTGCCGCAGGTGTTGCAAAGAACCCTTCCACCTCTAACAAACGAGGCGGTTTCTCTGGTTAAAAACTCTTCTATCGTCAGCGTGATGGCGATATTTGATCTCACAACCGAAGGGCGAAATATAGTAGCGGAAACGGCAATGCCATTTGAGATCTGGTTTACCGTTGCCGCAATTTATCTGGTTTTAACACTTTCACTGTCGGGTTGTGCCGCGCTGCTGGAACACAGGCTTGGTGCACAGTGGAGAACACGCTAA
- a CDS encoding transporter substrate-binding domain-containing protein codes for MKIFKQAVTAILGMALTLPTIAATPNLDKINERGTLRVGMSTFVPWAMRNKQGELIGFEIDVAKRLAKDTGWKVEFVPTAWDGIIPALLAKKFDVIIGGMSITSERAKSVLFTTPYSHSGVQVAASKELADGFSTFANFNSRRIKIAARRGAHTVQVARETFPKAKILQFDDDAQAFQEVLNGNAHAVVASSPKPEHEVIKHSDALFLPFTERLAKGNEAFAVRLGEEDKKAFFDAWIKARTEDGWLSERYEYWFASLDWQNQVAQGQ; via the coding sequence ATGAAAATATTTAAACAGGCTGTTACGGCGATCCTCGGCATGGCGTTGACTCTGCCGACAATCGCTGCAACACCCAATCTGGATAAGATTAACGAACGAGGCACATTGAGAGTGGGAATGTCCACCTTTGTGCCCTGGGCAATGCGTAACAAGCAGGGCGAGCTTATCGGTTTTGAAATTGATGTGGCTAAGCGACTGGCAAAAGATACAGGCTGGAAAGTGGAATTTGTTCCCACGGCCTGGGACGGCATCATCCCTGCCCTGCTGGCTAAGAAGTTTGATGTAATCATAGGTGGCATGTCAATCACTTCCGAGCGAGCCAAAAGCGTTCTGTTTACAACACCCTATTCACACTCTGGCGTTCAGGTAGCAGCCAGCAAAGAACTGGCAGACGGGTTCAGCACCTTTGCTAACTTTAACTCCAGAAGGATAAAAATCGCAGCCCGTCGCGGTGCGCATACGGTTCAGGTAGCCAGAGAGACTTTCCCTAAAGCAAAAATCCTTCAGTTTGATGATGATGCTCAGGCATTTCAGGAAGTGCTCAACGGCAATGCTCACGCGGTAGTCGCCTCCAGCCCTAAACCTGAGCACGAAGTAATTAAACACAGCGATGCACTTTTCCTTCCGTTCACTGAGCGACTGGCAAAGGGCAACGAAGCCTTTGCAGTTCGTTTAGGAGAAGAAGATAAAAAAGCGTTTTTTGATGCATGGATAAAAGCCCGCACTGAGGACGGATGGTTGTCAGAGCGATATGAATACTGGTTTGCATCACTGGACTGGCAAAACCAGGTAGCTCAGGGGCAGTAA
- a CDS encoding amino acid ABC transporter permease — protein MEKVSSIKTRKQTKTGALNRLDYILLVLIALVATWLYYRSSIGVNYHWNWSAAIELIFTPRANGNLPYFFEGIIATFRLSAWGMVLALLLGTTLGLARHSHIPVFRIPATAYIQLIRNIPPLVFVFIFYFFVSNQLIPVLGLEALLREHNGQINALQSVLFGKASLWENLLSGVLCVGLLSAAYIAEVVRAGLEGIEKGQWEAADALGLSVWSKYRYVIAPQVLSAIAPPLAGQTISLIKDSSIVSLISIQELTFVGTEMANSSGLIFEIWLLVGFSYLILCLALSLLFSKLESKSRKHLLQ, from the coding sequence TTGGAAAAGGTCAGCTCGATTAAAACGCGAAAGCAAACCAAAACTGGTGCGCTGAACCGGCTGGATTATATCCTGCTGGTACTCATCGCTCTTGTTGCAACCTGGTTGTATTACCGCTCTTCCATTGGTGTGAATTACCACTGGAACTGGTCTGCTGCAATCGAGCTGATTTTTACCCCGAGAGCAAACGGCAACCTGCCCTACTTCTTTGAAGGGATTATTGCCACTTTCAGGCTAAGTGCCTGGGGCATGGTACTGGCCCTGCTGCTGGGGACCACTTTAGGCCTTGCACGGCACTCGCATATTCCGGTTTTCCGGATCCCTGCAACGGCCTATATCCAGCTGATCCGCAATATTCCGCCGCTGGTTTTTGTTTTTATCTTCTATTTTTTTGTCTCCAATCAGCTGATCCCGGTACTGGGGCTGGAGGCGTTACTGCGTGAACATAACGGCCAGATTAACGCATTGCAGTCTGTTTTGTTTGGTAAAGCGAGTTTATGGGAAAACCTGCTCTCAGGCGTACTTTGTGTTGGCCTTTTGTCTGCAGCCTACATTGCTGAAGTGGTCCGGGCTGGGCTGGAAGGCATTGAAAAAGGTCAGTGGGAAGCGGCAGACGCTCTGGGTTTATCCGTCTGGTCAAAATACCGCTATGTTATCGCGCCACAGGTTCTCAGCGCCATTGCTCCCCCGTTAGCGGGACAGACCATTTCGCTGATTAAAGACTCTTCCATTGTCTCACTAATATCCATACAGGAGCTGACGTTTGTCGGAACAGAGATGGCAAACTCGTCCGGACTTATCTTTGAGATCTGGCTGCTGGTTGGTTTCTCCTATCTGATATTGTGTCTGGCACTTTCTCTGTTGTTCTCAAAACTCGAATCAAAAAGCAGAAAACACCTGCTGCAATAG